From the Oryza glaberrima chromosome 5, OglaRS2, whole genome shotgun sequence genome, one window contains:
- the LOC127773863 gene encoding serine/threonine protein phosphatase 2A 57 kDa regulatory subunit B' kappa isoform, which produces MWKGFLSKLPRKTSASGRGADLDSGQCSNGAGNGNPIQRTSSCGSIPSGRSTSTIKRMSSAIFPSSVVAGIEPLVSFKDVPNSEKQNLFVSKLNLCCAVFDFSDPNKSSAEKDIKRQTLLDLIDYVDSSSSRFSEAVIAASSRMFAVNLFRVFPPNYRSGSSGGGEGEEEEPMFEPAWCHLQLVYELLLKFIGSSSLDAKVGKKYFDHSFIVKLLNLLDSEDPRERDCLKTILHRIYGKFMVHRPFIRKAVSNIFYHFVFETDRHNGIAELLEVFGSVISGFALPLKEEHKIFLWRVLVPLHKPKSVGVYLQQLTYCVTQFIEKDPKLASSVIIGLLRYWPITNSQKEVMFLSEIEEILETISTAEFQKCMVPLFRRIAQCIKSSHFQVAERALFIWNNDNVISLIAQNRQMIMPIIVPALEHNSQNHWNQAVLNLTDNVKKMFSEMDDVLFSACLVKYKEDEERQASLESKRRLTWEKLESAASFQPVTGHTAVLVGRQPSANLIATLI; this is translated from the exons ATGTGGAAAGGGTTCCTCAGCAAGCTGCCCCGGAAGACCTCGGCCTCTGGGAGGGGCGCCGACCTCGACTCCGGCCAGTGCAGCAATGGCGCTGGGAATGGGAACCCGATACAGCGCACCAGCAGCTGCGGCAGCATCCCATCTGGCCGCTCCACTTCCACCATCAAGCGCATGTCATCCGCCATCTTCCCGTCCAGCGTCGTGGCTGGCATTGAGCCACTTGTCTCGTTCAAGGATGTCCCCAACTCGGAGAAGCAGAATCTGTTCGTCAGCAAGCTGAATCTGTGCTGTGCTGTCTTTGACTTCTCGGATCCGAACAAGAGCTCCGCGGAGAAGGATATCAAGAGGCAGACGTTGTTGGATCTCATAGATTACGTGGATTCCAGCAGTTCCCGTTTCTCCGAGGCGGTGATTGCTGCTAGCTCTAGGATGTTTGCTGTCAACTTGTTCCGGGTGTTTCCTCCAAATTACAGGTCCGGTTcatctggcggcggcgagggtgaagAGGAGGAGCCAATGTTTGAGCCTGCATGGTGCCATCTGCAGCTTGTTTATGAGCTGCTACTGAAATTTATTGGATCCTCGTCCCTCGATGCAAAGGTAGGGAAAAAGTACTTTGATCACTCCTTCATTGTGAAActgctgaatcttcttgattcAGAGGATCCAAGGGAAAGGGATTGTTTGAAAACTATTCTGCACAGGATTTATGGGAAGTTCATGGTTCACCGTCCTTTTATCCGGAAAGCAGTAAGCAATATATTCTACCACTTTGTGTTCGAGACTGACCGGCATAACGGAATTGCTGAGCTGCTGGAGGTATTTGGCAGTGTTATTAGTGGCTTTGCGTTGCCTCTGAAGGAAGAACACAAAATCTTTCTTTGGAGAGTTTTGGTTCCTTTACACAAACCAAAATCAGTTGGTGTGTATCTCCAGCAGTTGACATATTGTGTGACACAGTTCATAGAAAAGGATCCCAAGCTTGCTAGCTCAGTAATTATTGGTTTGCTAAGATATTGGCCAATAACAAATAGTCAGAAGGAGGTGATGTTTCTGAGTGAGATTGAAGAGATCTTGGAGACAATCAGCACGGCGGAATTCCAGAAATGTATGGTACCTTTGTTTAGGCGGATTGCTCAATGCATCAAGAGCTCTCACTTCCAG GTTGCTGAACGGGCGCTTTTCATATGGAACAACGATAACGTTATTAGCTTGATTGCACAAAACCGCCAAATGATCATGCCTATCATTGTTCCAGCATTGGAACATAATAGCCAGAATCATTGGAACCAAGCTGTCCTGAATCTCACAGATAATGTAAAGAAGATGTTTTCTGAGATGGATGACGTGCTCTTTTCGGCGTGCCTGGTCAAGTACAAGGAGGACGAAGAAAGGCAAGCTTCACTGGAATCAAAGAGGAGGTTAACATGGGAGAAGCTAGAATCAGCTGCTTCTTTCCAGCCAGTGACGGGCCATACAGCCGTCCTGGTAGGCCGCCAACCCTCAGCAAATTTGATTGCCACCCTTATTTAG